One part of the Cytobacillus sp. IB215665 genome encodes these proteins:
- a CDS encoding DinB family protein, whose amino-acid sequence MKTEIINERINSFEGFIHFVESLRNMEDEKWELPIAEGKWAVRDIIAHIMLWDKYFLENAIRKIKLQQPLTSRHVNFDEFNNNAVQYGKTKDKDTLISETISYRREIIDHLTPIPRDKYENKYVDEDGNHFTIKSYLDGFIPHDSHHKSQIEQYLNKP is encoded by the coding sequence ATGAAAACAGAAATCATCAATGAACGCATCAACAGTTTTGAAGGATTTATTCATTTTGTAGAGTCCTTACGGAATATGGAGGATGAGAAGTGGGAGCTGCCGATTGCTGAGGGAAAGTGGGCTGTGAGAGACATCATAGCTCATATCATGCTTTGGGACAAATATTTTCTTGAGAATGCTATACGTAAGATAAAATTACAACAACCTTTAACTAGTCGTCATGTTAATTTTGATGAATTTAATAATAATGCGGTTCAATATGGTAAGACAAAAGATAAAGATACACTTATTAGTGAGACAATAAGTTATCGTCGTGAAATTATTGATCATTTAACCCCCATACCACGTGATAAATATGAAAACAAGTATGTAGATGAAGACGGGAATCATTTTACTATTAAAAGCTATCTCGATGGCTTTATCCCCCATGATAGCCACCATAAATCTCAAATTGAACAATATTTAAATAAACCATAA
- a CDS encoding GyrI-like domain-containing protein, translating to MSNTYTKSNVIAREGFDFVGNSTRTANKVEMTADRRIPKLWDDFYKNEVLEAITHKKNLNVLAIYTDYETNEHGAYTFALGAEVRDNNMVPNGMESMQIPDQKYIVFTTRKGPLPGVVIEAWEEIWKWSEQSARAYGADFELYDERAMDPNNSQVDIYISVK from the coding sequence GTGTCTAACACATATACTAAAAGTAATGTTATAGCAAGAGAAGGTTTTGATTTCGTAGGCAATAGTACAAGAACAGCTAATAAAGTTGAAATGACAGCAGATAGACGTATCCCTAAACTATGGGACGATTTTTACAAAAATGAAGTTTTAGAAGCTATTACTCATAAGAAGAATTTGAATGTATTAGCAATCTATACTGATTACGAGACAAATGAACATGGTGCTTATACCTTTGCATTAGGTGCAGAAGTCAGGGACAACAATATGGTGCCGAATGGGATGGAATCAATGCAAATTCCTGATCAAAAATATATTGTATTTACAACTCGAAAAGGTCCTTTACCAGGAGTAGTTATAGAGGCTTGGGAGGAAATTTGGAAATGGTCGGAGCAGAGTGCAAGAGCTTATGGAGCTGACTTTGAACTATACGACGAAAGAGCAATGGACCCAAATAATAGTCAGGTTGATATTTATATCTCTGTGAAATGA
- a CDS encoding methyltransferase domain-containing protein, which translates to MVAVKFEEYINDVNENFSGWDFSFITGTGRMKSSLLPWSYGSMARQLMKHANSMLDMGTGGGEFLSKLQPFHETVYATEGYKPNIPIAKKHLEPIGVTVVSVEEDSNLPFSDNQFNVILNQHESYCPKEVRRIINSNGIFLTQQVGGLDCLGINEALGSSINNEFKDWNLTTAMSDLVNNNFEILYCKEEFPTQRFFDIGALVYYLKAIPWQVPDFSVEQYCENLYTIHKHIQSKDFFDVNQHRFIIKALAK; encoded by the coding sequence ATGGTGGCAGTAAAATTTGAAGAATATATAAACGATGTGAATGAGAATTTTTCGGGTTGGGATTTTTCCTTTATAACTGGAACTGGGCGAATGAAAAGCAGTCTACTTCCCTGGTCTTACGGAAGCATGGCTAGGCAATTAATGAAGCATGCAAATTCTATGTTAGATATGGGCACAGGTGGCGGAGAATTTTTGTCAAAGCTTCAACCATTTCATGAGACAGTTTATGCTACAGAAGGGTACAAACCAAATATTCCGATCGCAAAAAAACATTTAGAGCCTATTGGAGTTACAGTGGTTTCAGTTGAAGAGGATTCCAATCTGCCATTTAGCGATAATCAGTTTAATGTCATTTTAAATCAACATGAATCTTATTGTCCTAAAGAAGTTAGAAGAATAATAAATTCTAATGGGATATTTTTAACTCAACAAGTTGGTGGCTTGGATTGCCTAGGGATAAATGAAGCACTAGGATCTTCGATAAATAATGAATTTAAAGACTGGAATCTGACTACGGCAATGAGTGACTTGGTGAACAATAATTTTGAAATTTTGTATTGTAAAGAAGAGTTTCCAACACAGCGTTTTTTTGATATAGGTGCCCTTGTATATTACTTAAAAGCAATACCGTGGCAAGTACCAGATTTTAGTGTAGAACAATATTGTGAAAATTTATACACCATTCATAAACATATACAATCTAAAGATTTTTTTGATGTAAACCAGCATAGATTTATCATTAAAGCTCTTGCAAAATAG
- a CDS encoding SMI1/KNR4 family protein — MLTRDYKVWKADLENFLLRLVGGQHQNSLEIAQPATEDEIKTIEHQLGILIPQDFRHVLLHFSKHLHFYWFLNNITYPITRQSNYIDKTCFNMGNVDQRILDCGGIFDNPLWSIQNLISYENARETYEFLDDDDTFEKKYWENCLLFTSFGNGSYLGIDLKYNVGEIIYLTTSYHMHGLRLGGDFYTFFNNWIKLGCAGHWGEDFYLFSSKDKPYLNEQSVNATGWKKWIGII; from the coding sequence ATGTTAACTAGAGATTATAAAGTATGGAAGGCTGATCTTGAGAATTTCTTGTTAAGATTAGTTGGAGGGCAGCATCAAAACTCTTTAGAAATTGCTCAACCAGCTACAGAAGATGAAATAAAGACTATAGAGCACCAATTGGGGATACTTATTCCACAAGATTTTCGGCATGTATTGCTTCATTTTTCTAAACATCTACACTTTTATTGGTTTTTGAATAATATAACCTATCCAATAACACGACAATCAAATTACATTGATAAAACTTGCTTTAACATGGGGAATGTAGACCAACGTATTCTTGATTGTGGAGGAATATTTGATAACCCTTTGTGGTCCATACAAAACCTTATAAGCTATGAAAATGCCAGAGAGACATACGAATTTTTAGATGATGATGATACGTTCGAAAAAAAATATTGGGAAAATTGTTTACTGTTCACATCGTTCGGAAATGGAAGTTACTTAGGAATTGATCTAAAGTATAATGTTGGTGAAATTATCTATTTAACGACTAGTTATCATATGCATGGCTTAAGGTTAGGTGGTGATTTCTATACTTTTTTTAATAATTGGATAAAACTCGGTTGTGCTGGACATTGGGGAGAAGATTTTTACTTATTCAGTTCAAAAGATAAGCCATATTTAAATGAACAATCTGTAAATGCTACTGGATGGAAAAAATGGATAGGTATCATTTAA
- a CDS encoding GNAT family N-acetyltransferase yields the protein MAVSLDPVLQEQKHVLKNLYSLYLHDLSKFTSSLDITSDGIFEMEELNIFWDTAGFSPFFIKQGEMIIGFVLLLERPFLKGQYDYCINDIFVLNKYRGKGNGINVVKELFEQKKGKYYVIELASNESAVSFWKGIYKKMNIKYEDSRDLIDEEECFVQTFQV from the coding sequence ATGGCAGTATCATTAGATCCGGTTTTGCAAGAACAAAAGCACGTATTAAAAAATCTGTATTCACTCTACCTTCATGATTTATCAAAATTTACTTCTAGTTTAGATATTACTAGTGACGGAATATTTGAGATGGAGGAATTGAATATATTTTGGGATACAGCTGGTTTTTCTCCATTTTTTATAAAACAAGGTGAAATGATTATTGGTTTCGTTTTACTTTTAGAGAGACCTTTTTTAAAAGGGCAATATGATTATTGTATAAATGACATCTTTGTACTTAATAAATATAGGGGAAAAGGAAATGGAATAAATGTAGTAAAAGAGCTTTTTGAGCAGAAGAAAGGGAAGTATTATGTAATTGAGCTTGCTAGCAATGAATCAGCTGTATCTTTTTGGAAGGGTATTTATAAAAAGATGAATATAAAATATGAAGACAGCAGAGATTTGATAGATGAAGAGGAATGTTTTGTTCAAACTTTTCAAGTTTAA
- a CDS encoding autorepressor SdpR family transcription factor, whose product MSLNLAFKALSDPTRRKILDLLKNKDLTAGEIAEHFNMTKPSISRHLNLLKQADLVWDERKGQYIIYSLNTTVFQDLMKWVLQFQNKED is encoded by the coding sequence ATGTCTCTAAATTTGGCCTTCAAAGCTTTGTCTGATCCTACCCGCCGAAAAATTTTAGATTTACTAAAAAACAAAGACTTAACAGCTGGAGAAATTGCTGAACATTTTAATATGACTAAGCCAAGCATTTCACGTCATTTGAATTTGTTAAAGCAAGCAGACCTAGTATGGGATGAACGCAAGGGCCAGTACATTATTTATTCACTTAACACGACTGTCTTTCAAGATTTAATGAAATGGGTTTTACAATTTCAAAACAAGGAGGATTAA
- the pyrH gene encoding UMP kinase has translation MNNYNRVLLKLSGGALSDNNGENFSIEKLNHIAKEVLSIVNMGIEVSIVIGGGNIFRGHLADVWGIDRVEADNIGTLGTIINSLMLRGVLTSTTNKEVRVMTSIPVTSVAEPYIRLRALQHLNKGYIIIFGGGNGQPFVTTDYPSVQRAIEMNSDAILVAKQGTSGVFDSDPNANPQAKMFRTLNYNDIVKKDIKVMDQSALLLARDHHIPVHIFNFDQVGSMKKICEGFQCGTIINDKETTTL, from the coding sequence TTGAACAATTACAATAGAGTACTATTAAAATTAAGTGGAGGAGCACTTAGCGATAACAACGGTGAAAACTTCTCCATCGAAAAATTAAATCATATTGCTAAAGAAGTATTAAGTATTGTAAACATGGGTATTGAGGTATCCATTGTGATTGGTGGAGGAAACATCTTTCGTGGTCACTTAGCTGACGTGTGGGGAATTGACCGTGTGGAAGCAGATAATATAGGAACATTAGGAACAATTATTAATAGTCTAATGCTACGTGGCGTTCTGACATCGACTACGAACAAAGAAGTGAGGGTTATGACATCTATTCCTGTAACATCTGTTGCTGAGCCATATATAAGGTTACGCGCACTCCAGCATTTAAATAAAGGTTATATTATTATTTTTGGAGGTGGAAACGGCCAACCGTTTGTTACGACTGATTATCCGAGTGTGCAAAGAGCTATTGAAATGAATAGTGATGCCATACTAGTAGCAAAGCAAGGTACTTCAGGCGTTTTTGATTCAGATCCGAACGCCAATCCACAAGCTAAAATGTTCCGCACATTAAACTACAATGATATCGTCAAAAAAGATATTAAAGTAATGGACCAATCCGCTTTACTGTTAGCAAGAGACCATCATATACCTGTACACATATTTAATTTTGATCAAGTAGGCTCTATGAAGAAAATATGCGAGGGCTTTCAATGCGGCACGATAATTAACGATAAAGAGACAACAACATTATAA
- a CDS encoding metalloregulator ArsR/SmtB family transcription factor, with translation MELPHIEIEHMAKQMKLLGDKTRLSIIALLYHDEFCVCEFVDIFGMSQPAVSQHLRKLKDSGLVKENRKSQWMIYSLNTDSQYYPLIQDMMKFLPDQLEKIKELENNGLRISCK, from the coding sequence ATAGAATTGCCTCATATTGAAATTGAACATATGGCTAAGCAGATGAAATTGTTAGGTGATAAGACCCGCTTATCAATCATCGCACTTCTTTATCATGATGAATTTTGTGTATGTGAATTTGTAGATATTTTTGGAATGAGTCAGCCTGCAGTTAGTCAGCATTTGCGGAAATTGAAAGATAGTGGCCTAGTGAAAGAAAATCGAAAAAGTCAATGGATGATTTATTCTTTAAATACTGATAGTCAATACTATCCATTGATTCAAGATATGATGAAGTTCTTACCCGATCAACTCGAAAAAATTAAAGAGCTTGAGAATAATGGATTACGCATATCATGTAAGTAG
- a CDS encoding aquaporin, with protein sequence MRKKLISEYLGTYFLVFAGTGAIIINSITNSLTHIGIAITFGLVVMALIYTFGHVSGAHFNPAVTTAFIVNGDIELREGLYYIIIQFLAGISASASLLLLFGDVANLGATLPHGSATQSFLLEIILTFFLMMVIFGSAIHGKAVKSFAGIAIGATVGLEAMFAGPISGASMNPARSLGPALISGTFDHLWVYIIATTIGAVAAAVVYKTIHE encoded by the coding sequence ATGAGAAAGAAGTTAATTTCAGAGTATTTAGGGACGTATTTTTTAGTATTCGCTGGGACTGGTGCGATCATCATTAATAGCATTACAAATAGCTTGACACATATAGGCATTGCGATTACGTTTGGGCTAGTAGTGATGGCATTAATCTATACGTTTGGGCACGTTTCTGGAGCACATTTTAATCCTGCTGTTACTACTGCATTTATAGTTAATGGTGATATTGAATTACGAGAAGGGTTATACTATATCATTATTCAATTTCTCGCTGGGATCAGTGCAAGTGCATCGCTCTTATTGTTATTTGGGGATGTGGCAAATTTAGGTGCCACGCTTCCACATGGTTCAGCAACCCAATCTTTCTTATTAGAAATCATTTTAACCTTTTTTCTTATGATGGTTATCTTTGGATCTGCAATACATGGCAAGGCTGTCAAATCCTTTGCAGGTATTGCGATTGGAGCGACTGTTGGACTCGAGGCAATGTTTGCAGGTCCTATTAGTGGAGCCTCGATGAACCCTGCACGCTCTCTCGGGCCTGCATTAATTTCGGGAACATTTGATCATCTATGGGTTTATATCATTGCTACCACAATTGGAGCAGTCGCTGCTGCAGTAGTTTACAAAACAATTCACGAATAA
- the arsC gene encoding arsenate reductase (thioredoxin), producing the protein MTKKKIYFLCTGNSCRSQMAEGWGKKYLSDEWDVYSAGLEAHGLNPNAVKAMNEVGIDISEQTSDVIDTEILHSADLVVTLCGHADEHCPVTPPQVKRVHWGFDDPAKAEGSEAERWAFFQRVRDEIGERIKQFSDEGR; encoded by the coding sequence ATGACTAAAAAAAAGATCTACTTCTTATGTACTGGTAATTCCTGTCGTAGCCAAATGGCTGAAGGTTGGGGTAAAAAATATTTAAGTGATGAATGGGATGTATATAGCGCTGGCCTTGAAGCACACGGTTTAAATCCAAATGCGGTGAAGGCGATGAATGAAGTTGGGATAGATATTTCTGAACAAACATCTGATGTCATCGATACAGAGATTCTACACTCCGCTGATTTAGTCGTTACACTATGTGGTCATGCTGATGAGCATTGTCCAGTTACACCTCCTCAAGTAAAACGTGTTCACTGGGGCTTTGATGATCCTGCAAAAGCGGAAGGGTCAGAGGCAGAAAGATGGGCATTTTTCCAACGTGTCCGTGATGAAATAGGTGAAAGAATAAAACAATTCTCAGACGAAGGAAGATAA
- a CDS encoding cytochrome P450 has translation MDNVIGNNDTEHLMYTKWEPFEWYKKMRKDHPIHLHTEYNYWDAFKYDDVSFILSNYKYFSSARYQGQDNDPFGESILFIDPPRHKQMRDLVNKSFTPKAMQSWESKIERISNMLIEDLHGKHSFDLVNEFSMPLPVIIIANILGVPTEELHLFKEWSDNIVEGVSDTSEEAIKAAQEKYASTINDLTNFFAEMINHKRNNFSDDIISILLQAEVDGKKLTKNELIGFCILLLVAGNETTTNLITNAVYCFLDDRTIFEQLKQNEQLLVPAIEEVLRYRSPVQAMERIVKQDIELHGQLLKAGDYVVAHIGSANRDETKFPQADQFLLDRSSNPHLAFGKGIHFCLGAPLARMEARIALTKLIRHFPEMNFADDMAIEPINSPVVYGLKKLKIEVSHPSL, from the coding sequence TTGGATAATGTTATTGGTAATAATGATACTGAGCATTTGATGTATACAAAATGGGAGCCATTTGAATGGTACAAAAAAATGAGGAAAGATCATCCTATTCATTTACATACAGAGTATAACTATTGGGATGCGTTTAAATATGATGATGTAAGCTTTATTTTAAGTAATTATAAATATTTTTCTTCAGCTCGATATCAGGGGCAGGATAATGACCCTTTCGGAGAAAGTATACTTTTTATCGATCCACCTAGACATAAACAAATGAGAGATTTAGTTAATAAGTCATTCACTCCTAAAGCAATGCAATCATGGGAGTCGAAAATTGAACGGATTTCAAATATGCTAATTGAAGACTTACATGGAAAGCATTCTTTTGACCTCGTCAACGAATTTTCAATGCCTTTGCCCGTTATTATTATTGCAAATATACTAGGTGTTCCTACTGAAGAACTACATTTATTTAAAGAATGGTCGGATAATATCGTTGAAGGGGTTTCTGATACGTCGGAGGAAGCCATTAAGGCAGCGCAAGAAAAATATGCCTCAACTATAAATGATCTAACGAACTTCTTCGCAGAAATGATTAACCATAAACGAAACAATTTTTCAGATGACATTATTTCAATACTTCTTCAAGCTGAAGTTGATGGCAAGAAATTAACAAAAAATGAATTGATTGGTTTTTGTATATTATTGCTCGTTGCTGGAAATGAGACTACAACGAACCTTATTACAAATGCAGTTTATTGTTTTCTTGACGATCGAACTATTTTTGAGCAACTAAAGCAAAATGAGCAATTGCTCGTACCTGCGATAGAAGAAGTGTTAAGATACAGATCCCCTGTTCAAGCAATGGAACGAATCGTTAAACAAGACATCGAACTACATGGACAGTTGTTAAAAGCAGGTGATTATGTTGTTGCACATATTGGTTCAGCCAATCGAGATGAAACTAAATTTCCTCAAGCTGACCAGTTCCTACTAGACCGTTCCTCAAATCCTCATCTAGCATTTGGAAAAGGCATACACTTTTGTTTAGGTGCACCTCTTGCACGTATGGAAGCAAGAATAGCTTTAACTAAATTAATTAGGCATTTTCCAGAAATGAATTTTGCAGATGATATGGCAATAGAACCTATAAATAGTCCTGTCGTATATGGCTTAAAGAAATTAAAAATAGAGGTCAGTCACCCATCGCTTTAA
- a CDS encoding MarR family winged helix-turn-helix transcriptional regulator produces the protein MDEVKRVNDAWTDIYYYLHMTHKETISHQAIRILQHLEKKGKLTIGDISKYMEISHNTASEHVKRLIQKGYVNKMRDNNDERRVYVFLSKLGLDIIHKHSRLDEEKLTAIFSSISPEQLQMIDQAFTILQEEAAKCT, from the coding sequence ATGGATGAAGTAAAACGAGTGAATGATGCTTGGACTGATATATATTATTATTTGCATATGACACATAAAGAAACGATCTCCCATCAAGCAATACGCATACTTCAGCATCTTGAGAAGAAGGGGAAATTGACAATAGGGGACATTTCAAAATATATGGAAATTAGTCATAATACTGCTTCCGAGCATGTGAAGAGGCTTATTCAAAAAGGCTATGTGAACAAAATGAGAGATAATAACGATGAACGTAGGGTGTATGTATTTCTTTCAAAACTAGGTCTGGATATTATTCATAAGCATTCAAGACTGGATGAGGAAAAATTGACTGCTATCTTTTCATCTATTTCTCCAGAGCAGCTACAAATGATTGATCAAGCATTTACCATATTGCAGGAGGAGGCTGCTAAATGTACGTGA
- a CDS encoding DUF3147 family protein codes for MYVMVKILVSALIIGIVTEVARKYPSYGGIIAALPLVSLLSLIWLSFQGESLVNLSKFTTGVLIGIPATVVLLVIVGICLKLAMPLVFSIGLGVIGWAGFLFVQQLVMKVV; via the coding sequence ATGTACGTGATGGTAAAAATTTTAGTTTCTGCATTGATTATTGGTATTGTGACAGAAGTAGCGCGCAAATATCCATCGTATGGCGGTATTATCGCTGCGTTACCTCTCGTAAGTTTACTTAGCTTAATATGGCTATCATTCCAAGGTGAATCGTTAGTGAACTTAAGCAAATTTACAACAGGGGTACTAATCGGCATACCAGCTACAGTTGTTTTACTAGTAATTGTTGGGATATGTTTAAAATTAGCAATGCCACTAGTGTTTTCAATCGGATTAGGGGTTATTGGCTGGGCTGGCTTCTTATTTGTACAACAGCTTGTTATGAAAGTAGTTTGA
- a CDS encoding DUF1871 family protein translates to MENTNIKLMLKLQSWDPLGYGIGFYETENIDVLQAVHELNDRSVLAKRIQSIYDNSFEELIPLSECDIMAQELLQIANTEICDL, encoded by the coding sequence ATGGAGAATACGAATATTAAGCTAATGTTAAAATTACAAAGCTGGGACCCATTAGGCTATGGTATTGGCTTTTATGAAACTGAAAATATAGATGTACTACAAGCCGTACATGAATTAAATGACAGAAGTGTTTTGGCGAAACGCATTCAATCAATTTATGATAATTCCTTTGAGGAGTTAATTCCACTTAGCGAATGTGATATCATGGCGCAGGAGCTTTTGCAGATTGCTAACACAGAAATTTGTGATTTGTAA
- a CDS encoding nitroreductase family protein — MTTTKKDMSALEVMKTRTSVRKYEKGHVMPKEDLEEILNLTVTAPSSWNLQHWKFIVIDKEEDKQRLLPIAYNQEQVVDSSVTVAVLGDLQANENAEIVYGEAVKKGFMPEEAKNTLIAQINGAYASIPNAARDEAIRNGSLAAMQLMLAAKSLGYDTVPMGGYDSVKFVEEFNVPERYVPVMLISIGKAAAPAHPTPRFPLKDVIL, encoded by the coding sequence ATGACAACTACAAAAAAAGATATGTCTGCATTAGAAGTGATGAAAACACGCACATCAGTACGTAAATATGAAAAGGGACATGTAATGCCTAAGGAAGACCTAGAAGAAATTCTTAACTTAACAGTAACAGCACCATCTTCATGGAACTTACAACATTGGAAATTTATCGTTATTGACAAAGAAGAAGATAAACAACGCCTACTTCCAATCGCTTATAATCAAGAACAAGTTGTTGACAGCAGCGTAACGGTTGCAGTTTTAGGTGATTTACAAGCGAATGAAAATGCAGAAATCGTGTATGGCGAAGCAGTTAAAAAAGGCTTTATGCCTGAAGAAGCTAAAAATACATTAATCGCTCAAATTAACGGTGCATATGCTAGCATTCCTAACGCAGCACGTGATGAAGCAATTCGTAATGGATCATTAGCTGCAATGCAATTAATGTTAGCTGCTAAGTCACTTGGATATGACACTGTCCCAATGGGTGGGTACGATTCAGTAAAATTTGTTGAAGAATTTAATGTTCCGGAGCGCTACGTTCCTGTTATGCTTATTTCTATCGGTAAAGCAGCTGCACCAGCTCATCCGACACCTCGCTTCCCTTTAAAAGATGTTATTCTTTAA
- a CDS encoding Crp/Fnr family transcriptional regulator translates to MNMNVVSYTTNNEQIFQDQNKLEAYGQNHHVEHGTVIYSPQAPINSVLFLVKGTILLTDAEKGTEKIVHEGEFFGDRSIFSSKNISAKALSNAEYFQIDAYNYAQLMGNNPKLALNIVEELSNQYLDKQISQPTNLLQKLKTSIQSYRSKKQVDMRYEECL, encoded by the coding sequence ATGAATATGAACGTTGTGTCTTATACAACTAATAATGAACAGATTTTTCAAGATCAAAATAAATTAGAAGCATACGGACAAAACCATCATGTCGAACATGGAACGGTAATATATAGTCCTCAAGCACCTATCAATTCTGTGTTATTTTTAGTAAAAGGAACGATCCTTTTAACAGATGCTGAAAAAGGTACAGAGAAAATAGTTCATGAAGGCGAATTTTTTGGTGACCGATCAATTTTTTCTTCAAAGAATATTAGTGCCAAAGCTTTGTCTAATGCTGAATACTTTCAAATTGATGCTTATAACTATGCTCAATTAATGGGAAATAATCCTAAGCTTGCTTTAAATATTGTTGAAGAGTTGTCTAATCAATATTTAGACAAACAAATTTCACAGCCTACAAATTTGTTACAAAAATTGAAAACATCAATACAATCATACAGATCGAAAAAACAAGTGGATATGCGTTACGAAGAATGTTTATAA
- a CDS encoding RrF2 family transcriptional regulator — translation MNSEFSLAVHSLTYLALLPGKMATSDYLAESASVHPVRIRKMLSLLKKNGYIKSKEGAGGGFILACEPSEVTLKEIYSITSEGTLQPKCSQANEQCIIGANMKHVLFSIFQDAEEHLGNFLGQFTIADILVQIKEKDAQNI, via the coding sequence ATGAACAGTGAATTTTCACTTGCCGTGCATAGCCTCACATATCTTGCGTTATTACCTGGCAAAATGGCTACTAGTGACTATTTAGCCGAGAGCGCTTCAGTTCATCCAGTGAGAATACGTAAGATGCTCAGTTTACTCAAAAAAAATGGCTATATTAAATCAAAAGAGGGTGCAGGTGGAGGCTTTATACTTGCTTGTGAACCTAGTGAAGTAACATTAAAAGAAATTTATTCTATAACTTCTGAAGGAACTCTACAGCCAAAATGCTCCCAAGCAAATGAACAATGTATTATCGGTGCAAACATGAAGCATGTGCTTTTTTCCATCTTCCAAGACGCTGAAGAACATCTAGGCAATTTCTTAGGGCAATTTACAATTGCTGATATATTAGTTCAAATTAAAGAAAAAGATGCACAAAACATATAA
- a CDS encoding IDEAL domain-containing protein codes for MKPLLIGDWVKGTSRNDELFHGFIESLEGQTGIVRIVQSDNHELEGQSIKIPITTISIIQHSDLQQEGYLLNLIDIALIERDEEAFMKLTEKLNAIRNNNKELVGVKNATTAVSDRELNRQ; via the coding sequence TTGAAGCCTTTACTTATCGGTGATTGGGTGAAAGGTACAAGTCGTAATGATGAACTATTTCATGGTTTTATTGAATCTTTAGAAGGACAAACTGGAATCGTTCGTATTGTTCAGAGTGATAATCATGAACTTGAAGGACAATCCATTAAAATACCAATAACTACTATTTCAATTATTCAACACTCTGACTTACAACAAGAGGGTTATCTGTTAAACTTAATTGACATCGCACTTATTGAACGTGATGAAGAAGCTTTTATGAAGCTAACAGAAAAACTAAATGCTATTCGCAACAATAACAAAGAACTTGTTGGCGTTAAGAATGCTACAACAGCTGTAAGCGATAGAGAACTTAACCGTCAATAA